The nucleotide window GCCGTCAGCCCCCGCACCGGCAGCGGCCCCCCGGCGGCAGCGGCCCCCcggcggcagcagcggcggcggcggcggcgacccAGCGGCCACGGTCGGAGCCGGGAGGCCGCGCCACCTGCGGGCCGGCCGGAGcgggcagccccaggccccctccccgggcACCCGCGTTCATGCAACGCCTGGTGGCCTGGGACCCAGCATGTCTgcccctgccgccgccgcccgcctTTAAATCCATGGAAGTGGCCAACTTCTACTACGAGGCGGACTGCTTGGCTGCTGCGTACGGCGGCAAGGCGgcccccgcggcgccccccgcGGCCAGACCCGGGCCGCGCCCCCCCGCCGGCGAGCTGGGCAGCATCGGCGACCACGAGCGCGCCATCGACTTCAGCCCGTACCTGGAGCCGCTGGGCGCGCCGCAGGCCCCGGCGCCGGCCACAGCCACGGACACCTTCGAGgcggccccgcccgcgcccgcccccgcgcccgcctccTCCGGGCAGCACCACGACTTCCTCTCCGACCTCTTCTCCGACGACTACGGAGGCAAGAACTGCAAGAAGGCGTCCGAGTACGGCTACGTgagcctggggcgcctgggggccgCCAAGGGCGCGCTGCACCCCGGCTGCTTCGCGCCCCTGcacccgccgcccccgccgccgccgccgcagcccgcCGAGCTCAAGGCGGAGCCGGGCTTCGAGCCCGCGGACTGCAAGCGGAAGGAGGAGGCCGGGGCGCCGGGCGGCGGCGCCGCAGGCATGGCGGCTGGCTTCCCGTACGCGCTGCGCGCCTACCTCGGCTACCAGGCGGTGCCGAGCGGCAGCAGCGGGAGCCTGTCCACGTCCTCGTCGTCCAGCCCGCCCGGCACGCCGAGCCCCGCCGACGCCAAGGCGCCCCCGGCCGCCTGCTACGCGGGGGCGGCGCCGGCGCCCTCGCAGGTCAAGAGCAAGGCCAAGAAGACGGTGGACAAGCACAGCGACGAGTACAAGATCCGGCGCGAGCGCAACAACATCGCGGTGCGCAAGAGCCGCGACAAGGCCAAGATGCGCAACCTGGAGACGCAGCACAAGGTCCTGGAGCTCACGGCCGAGAACGAGCGGCTGCAGAAGAAGGTGGAGCAGCTGTCGCGCGAGCTCAGCACCCTGCGGAACTTGTTCAAGCAGCTGCCCGAGCCCCTGCTCGCCTCCTCCGGCCACTGCTAGCGCGGCCCCCGCGCGCGGCCCCCCGCCGGCCGGCCGGCCGCCCGCTCGCtccgcccgcgcgcccgcccgcccgcgcgcccgcccgcctgcccgcGCGCTGCCGGCCGCGCCGCGGGgacccgcgcccccgcccccgcccccgcccccgcccccggggcgccGGCGAAACTTTGGCACCGGGGCGCTTGGCGGCGCGGGGAGCTCGTcggtaattttaatattttattatatatatatatatatctatatttttgtcCAAACCAACCGCACATGCAGACGGGGCGCCCGCCCGTGGTGTTATTTAAAGAAGACGTGTCTATGTGCACAGATGAGTGACAGGCTcgctgcctcccctgcctcctctccgGGCGCCGGCGGGCGGGCCGGTTCCGAAGTTGATGCAATCGGCTCGAACATGGCTGAACGCGAGTGTACACGGGACTGACGCAACCCACGTGTAACTGTCAGCCGGGCCCTGAGTAATCGCTTAAAGATGTTCCTACGGGCTTGTTGCTGTTGAtgcgttgttgttgttgttgttgttgatgtcgttgatgttgttgttttttggtcctttttttttttttgtattataaaaaaaataatctatttctatGAGAAAAGAGGCGTCTGTATATTTGGGGATCTTTTCCGTTTCAAGCATTAAGAAcacttttaataaactttttttttttttttttttttttggagaatggTTAAAAGCCTTTTGGGGGCAGTAGTTGgctttcgatttttttttttttaatttattttttggtttagaTGATTTTAGATGTGCTTTCCTGgatgggggtgtgtgggggggtaggggggggtgGGGTTGTTGTGTGTTGGGGGGTTTCTattattttgggggttttttggtggtTGGGTGGCGGTGTTAACAGctgtgtcgtgtgtgtgtgtgtgcttttttttttttttttttttggtcctccCTCCACTGCTGCTCCCTCCAGGGTCTGTGCTTGGAGGTGGGGGATGCCAGGTTTCTGGGGCTCTCAGGGTGACTCAGCGCCCCTGAGTGCTGGGGAGGAGTGACCCGGAACCCTGCTTGGGAAGAGGTCGGCTTGTCCCGAGTGCCAGGCTTGAGTTTAGAGGGAGGGACCTGTACGTCTGTGACCTCTGTAGGGTCCGGTGTTTGGGGGATCCGGCTAGCAGGCCACATTATGTAGGAAGAGGGCGTATGGGTCTTGGTCTTGCTGAGCCCAAGTTGGAGCAGATTCTTTTTGGTAAGTGTAGTTGGGCGGGCTGTTTAaaaaagactgtgtgtgtgtatatatttattttaagaggagCCTGGGTGTGTGGGCGAGCTTGTGTTTGTGTGTCCCTGGCCTGCCTGAGGGGAGAAGCTGGGCCAGGTggagggaggtgtggggggagAAGGGTTCCTacatttctattttccctttcctcGGGTTGGGAGGTTCACCCCTTGCCTTCTTTGCCCAGGTGTGGACGCAGGGTCCAGGCCTCACCTGCTTGCTCATAGTGGCCGAGCCTGGTTGGAACCTGGGACCCCGCTGTCTCTGATTCCCTGGGACAGAAGGGACCCCCTTGGCAAGGCTTTTGCTTCCCTGTCCCCTGattcccccctgcccctctgcactGCACCCCCACGGCCATTCCGGCCCTGGACAGCATTCCTGAGAGCTGAGGATGGACACGGAGGGGTTAGTGTGGATACACGTTCGGCGTCCcgcggtgcctggcacacaggaggtatTATATAAGCGTTTgctcttgttattattttttgctgGGAGGTTCCTGGCATTTGGCAACCGGTCTTCAGTGCAGCGAGAATGTGGCGAGCGCCTGCCAGAGGTCGGGTGTCCAGTAAATCTTGGACCTAACCCATCTCATGTAAGCCTCCCAACAACCTTTGCACAGGTGGGTACTATTATGAGGGCTGTTTTCAG belongs to Canis lupus familiaris isolate Mischka breed German Shepherd chromosome 24, alternate assembly UU_Cfam_GSD_1.0, whole genome shotgun sequence and includes:
- the CEBPB gene encoding CCAAT/enhancer-binding protein beta, which encodes MQRLVAWDPACLPLPPPPAFKSMEVANFYYEADCLAAAYGGKAAPAAPPAARPGPRPPAGELGSIGDHERAIDFSPYLEPLGAPQAPAPATATDTFEAAPPAPAPAPASSGQHHDFLSDLFSDDYGGKNCKKASEYGYVSLGRLGAAKGALHPGCFAPLHPPPPPPPPQPAELKAEPGFEPADCKRKEEAGAPGGGAAGMAAGFPYALRAYLGYQAVPSGSSGSLSTSSSSSPPGTPSPADAKAPPAACYAGAAPAPSQVKSKAKKTVDKHSDEYKIRRERNNIAVRKSRDKAKMRNLETQHKVLELTAENERLQKKVEQLSRELSTLRNLFKQLPEPLLASSGHC